One Brevibacillus choshinensis genomic window carries:
- a CDS encoding FAD-binding oxidoreductase, giving the protein MINKKQGLTRLTGRIVVPGDPDYNQARMEFNKRISKFPRVIVFCKRTQDVVNAVKWARENRVPIRVRSGRHSYEGFSVMNGAIVIDVSQMNRIRIDSKQKLAKIQTGNQLQRVYRTLWQKRVTIPAGTAPDVGIAGLTLGGGIGLLSRKYGLTLDNLKEVEMVVPHGRFGAKIIRCNAREHADLFWACRGGGGGNFGVATSFTFKVHPISTVAIYSITWKWKDLEKVFNVWQKWALSVDNRLTSTIQMFSKQVGTVESTGQFLGSASELRRMIQPLLRASTPLKVRVKTVPFIEATKFFAQIDIGLLPKFKVTGGYAYRAVPKEGIRTIKRFLANPPNKHANVECQSLGGAVARVSPTATAYVHRHAKVIFELSARWRLNQEQKRNITWVESFRRAMTPFLIGDYVNFPDLEFKNWPRAYYRNNFNRLTKIKRKYDPLNVFHFQQSIPPAKNR; this is encoded by the coding sequence ATGATAAATAAAAAACAGGGTTTGACCCGATTGACAGGGCGTATCGTTGTGCCCGGTGATCCTGATTACAACCAGGCTCGAATGGAATTCAACAAACGAATTTCCAAATTCCCTCGTGTGATTGTTTTTTGCAAAAGAACACAAGACGTAGTGAATGCAGTTAAATGGGCGAGGGAAAATCGAGTTCCCATTCGTGTGAGAAGCGGACGGCATAGCTATGAAGGATTTTCTGTGATGAATGGTGCGATCGTGATTGATGTTAGTCAGATGAACCGCATCCGGATCGATTCAAAACAGAAGTTGGCCAAAATTCAGACGGGAAACCAATTGCAAAGAGTTTATCGAACACTATGGCAAAAGCGTGTAACGATCCCAGCGGGTACAGCTCCTGATGTCGGGATTGCTGGATTGACCTTAGGGGGTGGAATTGGGCTGTTATCCCGAAAATACGGGTTAACACTGGATAACCTGAAAGAAGTTGAAATGGTTGTTCCCCATGGTCGCTTTGGTGCGAAAATCATCCGGTGCAATGCCCGTGAACACGCAGATTTGTTTTGGGCCTGTCGTGGAGGCGGAGGAGGCAATTTTGGGGTTGCTACATCTTTTACCTTTAAGGTACACCCTATCTCAACGGTAGCCATCTACAGTATCACTTGGAAGTGGAAGGATCTTGAGAAAGTATTCAACGTTTGGCAGAAATGGGCACTATCTGTAGATAACAGGCTTACTTCCACCATTCAAATGTTTTCCAAACAGGTTGGGACCGTGGAATCCACGGGTCAATTTCTCGGGTCGGCAAGTGAACTGCGCAGGATGATCCAACCGCTTCTTCGTGCAAGTACTCCATTGAAAGTACGCGTGAAAACGGTTCCTTTTATAGAGGCTACCAAATTTTTTGCTCAAATTGATATCGGTTTGCTTCCTAAATTTAAAGTTACCGGTGGATACGCTTATCGTGCGGTGCCTAAGGAAGGAATTCGAACGATCAAGCGGTTTCTGGCAAATCCACCCAATAAACATGCCAACGTGGAGTGCCAAAGCTTGGGAGGAGCTGTCGCTCGTGTCTCCCCCACTGCTACAGCCTATGTTCACCGTCACGCCAAAGTGATTTTTGAACTATCAGCAAGGTGGAGATTGAACCAGGAACAGAAGCGGAACATTACGTGGGTAGAAAGCTTTCGTAGAGCCATGACTCCTTTTTTAATCGGAGACTACGTGAATTTTCCTGATCTGGAATTCAAGAATTGGCCAAGGGCATATTACCGGAACAATTTCAACCGACTAACAAAAATAAAACGGAAATACGATCCTTTGAACGTATTTCATTTCCAACAAAGTATTCCACCTGCAAAAAATCGATAG
- a CDS encoding multicopper oxidase family protein, with the protein MELNKFIDQLPIPLVIKPRKNSQNNPYVVRMVQTRHRFHKNLPKTKVWAYEGKVPGPTIEVEKDQPIYVKWENKLPKKHFLPVDTTIHGAMDSPEVRTVVHLHGSSSRPASDGHPEAWFTRNFRQTGAEFVTKTYEYSNRERATALWYHDHTLGITRLNVYAGLAGLYLIRDEEEKALPLPKGEYELPLIVQDKSFNTDGSLFYPSQPSNPPPDLPFPSIVDGFFGDVMVVNGKAWPFFEVEPRKYRFRILNASNSRAYLFQFSNSQSFFLIGTDGGLLERPIEVQSLQVSSAERIDIIVDFSKQPGETIILQNRFELGNPIGDVMAFRVTKPLKENDHSQVPPILSKIDPIPLTEVKKVRHLTLTETQDKYGRPMLLLDGKEWDAPVTETPLLDSVEIWELENKTESGHPIHLHLVNFLVLDRRDSNGKLKERLPTDFGLKDTVTVNALETVRIIMRFEPYAGKYVWHCHKLEHEDHDMMRPLTIRKPDDQ; encoded by the coding sequence ATGGAATTGAATAAATTTATCGATCAACTACCTATTCCCCTGGTAATCAAACCGAGAAAAAACTCCCAAAATAACCCTTATGTTGTACGCATGGTCCAAACACGACATCGATTTCACAAAAATTTGCCAAAAACAAAAGTGTGGGCGTATGAGGGGAAAGTGCCTGGTCCCACGATAGAAGTCGAAAAAGACCAACCTATATACGTGAAATGGGAAAATAAATTACCTAAAAAACATTTTTTGCCCGTCGATACCACAATTCATGGGGCTATGGATTCCCCTGAGGTTCGAACCGTTGTACATTTACACGGCAGTTCTAGCAGACCAGCAAGTGATGGACACCCTGAGGCATGGTTTACCAGAAATTTCAGGCAAACAGGAGCAGAATTTGTAACAAAGACCTATGAATACTCCAATCGTGAAAGAGCGACTGCTCTTTGGTACCATGACCATACCCTCGGTATCACCCGGTTAAATGTGTATGCAGGTCTCGCAGGTCTTTATTTGATACGCGATGAAGAAGAGAAGGCGCTTCCACTTCCGAAGGGGGAATACGAACTGCCGCTCATCGTTCAGGATAAGTCATTTAATACCGATGGTTCTCTGTTTTATCCATCCCAGCCCAGCAATCCTCCACCAGATTTGCCATTTCCATCGATTGTTGACGGTTTCTTTGGAGATGTAATGGTGGTGAATGGGAAAGCTTGGCCTTTTTTTGAAGTGGAGCCTCGCAAATACAGATTCCGTATACTTAACGCGTCCAACTCTCGCGCATACCTGTTTCAATTCAGTAATTCTCAGTCCTTTTTCTTAATCGGAACAGATGGTGGGCTTCTTGAACGGCCGATTGAGGTACAAAGTCTGCAAGTTAGTTCTGCTGAGCGGATTGACATCATAGTGGATTTCTCTAAACAGCCGGGCGAAACCATCATCTTACAAAACCGGTTTGAATTAGGTAACCCTATAGGAGATGTGATGGCGTTCAGAGTGACAAAGCCGTTAAAAGAAAATGACCACAGTCAAGTTCCGCCAATTTTAAGTAAGATTGATCCTATACCACTCACAGAGGTCAAAAAGGTAAGACATTTGACCCTAACGGAGACACAGGATAAATATGGACGTCCTATGCTTTTGTTAGATGGAAAAGAGTGGGATGCTCCTGTGACAGAAACACCATTGCTTGATTCGGTTGAAATATGGGAACTGGAAAATAAAACGGAAAGTGGCCATCCCATTCATCTCCACTTAGTGAATTTTCTCGTCCTCGACCGCCGTGATAGTAATGGAAAACTCAAGGAACGTCTCCCGACTGATTTTGGCTTAAAAGATACGGTGACAGTCAACGCGCTAGAAACGGTTCGAATCATCATGCGATTTGAACCATATGCCGGAAAATACGTATGGCATTGTCATAAATTAGAGCATGAAGACCATGACATGATGCGACCATTAACAATAAGAAAACCTGATGATCAATAA
- a CDS encoding YjcZ family sporulation protein, whose protein sequence is MITVGAGGIFGDNFALILVLFVLLTIVACSCD, encoded by the coding sequence GTGATAACTGTGGGCGCTGGTGGAATTTTTGGTGATAACTTCGCATTGATCTTGGTTCTTTTTGTTCTGTTAACAATCGTTGCATGCAGTTGCGATTAA